In Cololabis saira isolate AMF1-May2022 chromosome 4, fColSai1.1, whole genome shotgun sequence, one DNA window encodes the following:
- the aldoca gene encoding fructose-bisphosphate aldolase C-A: MTHQFPTLSEAQKRDLHETALRICSPGKGILAADESVGSMAKRLAQVGVENTEENRRQYRQILFSADDRINSCIGGVIFFHETLYQHFDNGVPFVKMIKDRGILVGVKVDKGVVPLAGTSGESTTQGLDGLSDRCAQYRKDGAVFAKWRCVLKISESNPSKLAITENANVLARYSSICQQNGIVPIIEPEILPDGDHDLKRCQHITEKVLAAVYKAMSDHHVYLEGTLLKPNMVTPGHSCPTKYSPEEVSMATLSALRRTVPPAVPGVAFLSGGQSEEEASVNLNAINNCPLPKPWILTFSFGRALQASALRAWRGHKENEKVATEQFIKRAEVNSLACQGKYSGGDNCAEAGQRVYGSCHAY; encoded by the exons ATGACGCACCAGTTCCCAACACTCTCCGAGGCGCAGAAGAGGGACCTCCACGAGACCGCTCTACGCATATGTTCTCCGGGGAAAGGCATCCTGGCTGCAGATGAGTCTGTGG GCAGCATGGCCAAGCGGCTGGCCCAAGTTGGAGTGGAGAACACTGAGGAAAACCGCAGGCAGTATCGCCAGATCCTCTTCAGTGCAGATGATCGCATCAACAGCTGCATCGGAGGAGTCATCTTCTTCCACGAGACTCTGTACCAGCACTTTGATAACGGTGTTCCCTTCGTTAAAATGATCAAGGACAGGGGCATCCTGGTCGGGGTCAAG GTTGATAAAGGTGTTGTCCCTCTGGCAGGAACAAGTGGAGAAAGCACCACTCAGG gtTTGGATGGATTATCTGATCGCTGCGCACAGTATAGAAAAGATGGAGCTGTCTTTGCAAAGTGGCGCTGTGTGCTCAAAATCAGTGAATCCAATCCATCGAAACTGGCGATCACGGAAAATGCAAACGTCCTTGCACGCTACTCAAGTATATGCCAGCAG AACGGGATTGTGCCCATCATAGAGCCAGAGATTTTACCTGATGGCGATCATGACCTGAAACGTTGCCAGCACATCACCGAGAAG gtcctggcTGCGGTGTACAAGGCCATGTCAGACCACCACGTGTACCTGGAAGGTACTCTCCTCAAACCCAACATGGTCACTCCCGGACACAGCTGCCCCACCAAGTACAGCCCGGAGgaggtttccatggcaacactTTCTGCCCTGCGTCGCACTGTTCCCCCAGCTGTTCCAG GAGTTGCTTTCCTCTCAGGAGGTCAGAGTGAAGAGGAGGCTTCTGTCAACCTCAATGCCATCAACAACTGCCCCCTGCCTAAACCCTGGATCCTAACGTTCTCCTTCGGCCGAGCCCTGCAGGCGTCCGCACTCAGAGCCTGGAGAGGACACAAAGAGAACGAGAAAGTGGCCACTGAGCAGTTCATCAAGAGAGCAGAG GTGAACAGTCTGGCCTGTCAGGGGAAATACTCTGGTGGTGACAACTGTGCAGAAGCTGGCCAGCGCGTCTACGGTTCCTGCCACGCATACTGA
- the dynll2a gene encoding dynein, light chain, LC8-type 2a has product MTDRKAVIKNADMSEDMQQDAVDCATQAMEKYNIEKDIAAYIKKEFDKKYNPTWHCIVGRNFGSYVTHETKHFIYFYLGQVAILLFKSG; this is encoded by the exons ATGACTGACAGGAAAGCAGTGATCAAGAACGCAGACATGTCCGAGGACATGCAGCAGGACGCCGTGGACTGTGCCACGCAGGCCATGGAGAAGTACAACATAGAGAAGGACATCGCTGCCTACATCAAGAAG GAGTTTGACAAGAAGTATAATCCGACCTGGCACTGCATTGTCGGGAGGAACTTCGGCAGCTACGTCACCCACGAGACAAAGCACTTTATTTACTTCTACTTGGGCCAAGTGGCTATCTTGCTCTTCAAGTCTGGCTGA
- the rskra gene encoding ribosomal protein S6 kinase-related protein yields the protein MGSESSKSRKRELPAVQRRLSHGFLSSVGVSVAHRLGHSAMFSQSLRLDVQPPVSSPPLPPEEGGEASGVLAPPAFISVFLPEFPQRRFPAPEHFQVLGFIAKGSFGPILKIMDVCKDKIYAVKVLTKSEILKHGVLEQSKEEVIIQRQLKHPFIHNLQDCWQTHRHLFIMFDYCYAGDLHTYWALKSRFEEDEVRLFAAELGSALGFLHDLGIIHRDIKMENILLSDQGHLRLCDFGLSRRLQRGGRAFTICGTIQYMAPEVLRAGPYNHAADWWSLGILLFSLVTGDFPVAAEPDHSSMWRKVRDFPYAFPRTFTSALTQLLTELLCKNPVARLRNLDCFKMQAFFRGFSFDSYILQKTPVQFILELRSHPDWEAKSMRGISLDQFEHFDCDQFLNSPSSPTELSPTLAQVCLSLTAEQTCKA from the exons ATGGGCAGTGAGAGCAGTAAGAGCAGAAAG AGAGAACTTCCAGCTGTTCAGCGTCGACTCAGTCACGGGTTCCTCTCGAGTGTCGGGGTCTCGGTTGCTCACAGACTTGGACACTCAGCTATGTTTTCTCAGTCGCTGAGACTGGACGTCCAACCGCCCGTCTCAAGCCCCCCGCTTCCTCCGGAGGAGGGTGGTGAGGCATCAGGCGTATTGGCTCCTCCAGCTTTCATCTCTGTCTTTCTGCCAGAGTTCCCTCAGCGTAGATTTCCTGCACCGGAGCACTTCCAG GTCCTGGGCTTCATCGCTAAAGGCTCATTTGGACCCATCCTGAAGATCATGGATGTCTGTAAAGACAAGATTTATGCTGTTAAG GTTCTAACAAAGTCGGAGATCTTGAAGCATGGAGTGCTTGAGCAGTCAAAAGAGGAAGTCATCATTCAG CGGCAGCTCAAACACCCATTTATCCACAATCTGCAGGACTGTTGGCAGACACACCGCCACCTCTTCATTA TGTTTGACTACTGCTACGCTGGAGACCTGCACACTTACTGGGCACTGAAGAGCCGGTTTGAGGAGGATGAGGTCCGCCTGTTTGCTGCAGAGCTGGGCAGTGCGctgg GATTTCTCCATGACCTGGGAATAATTCATAGAGACATAAAG ATGGAGAACATCCTTTTAAGTGACCAAG GTCACCTTCGTTTGTGTGATTTTGGACTCTCGCGCCGTCTTCAACGAGGAGGACGAGCATTTACGATATGTGGAACGATTCAGTACATGG CTCCTGAAGTTTTAAGAGCGGGTCCATACAACCATGCTGCAGATTGGTGGTCTCTAGGGATTCTGTTGTTCTCACTGGTGACAGGAGAC TTTCCAGTAGCTGCAGAGCCAGATCACAGCAGCATGTGGAGGAAGGTCAGAGATTTTCCTTATGCTTTTCCAAGGACCTTCACCTCTGCTCTGACCCAACTGCTCACTGAG CTTTTATGCAAGAATCCGGTGGCTCGCCTTCGAAATCTGGACTGTTTCAAGATGCAGGCCTTCTTCCGTGGCTTCTCGTTTGATTCGTACATCCTTCAGAAAACACCGGTCCAGTTCATCTTGGAGCTCAGGTCCCACCCGGACTGGGAAGCCAAGTCCATGCGAGGCATCTCGCTGGACCAATTTGAACACTTTGACTGTGACCAATTCCTCAACTCCCCTTCGAGTCCTACTGAACTCTCTCCTACTTTGGCCCAAGTTTGTCTGAGCTTGACAGCAGAGCAGACATGTAAAGCATAA
- the srsf1a gene encoding serine/arginine-rich splicing factor 1A: MSGVVRGPAGNNDCRIYVGNLPPDIRTKDVEDVFYKYGTIRDIDLKNRRGGPPFAFIEFEDPRDADDAVYGRDGYDYDGYRLRVEFPRSGRGSRGGFGGIGGAPRGRYGPPSRRSEYRVVVSGLPQSGSWQDLKDHMREAGDVCYADVYRDGTGVVEFVRKEDMTYAVRKLDNTKFRSHEGETAYIRVKLDGPRSPSYGRSRSRSRGSRSRSRSRSASRSRSNSRGRGRGSPRYSPRHSRSRSRS, from the exons ATGTCGGGAGTAGTGCGAGGCCCCGCCGGGAACAACGACTGCAGGATTTACGTGGGGAATCTCCCCCCGGACATCCGCACCAAAGACGTGGAGGACGTATTCTACAAGTACGGGACAATTAGAGATATCGACCTGAAGAACAGGAGAGGGGGGCCGCCTTTCGCCTTCATCGAGTTTGAAGACCCCAG gGATGCTGATGATGCGGTCTATGGACGTGATGGCTACGACTATGATGGCTACAGGCTGCGTGTGGAGTTTCCTCGGAGCGGTCGAGGCTCCAGAGGCGGTTTTGGAGGGATCGGTGGAGCACCCAGGGGGAGATACGGCCCACCGTCCAGACGCTCCGAGTACAGGGTTGTTGTGTCAG gtCTCCCCCAGAGCGGCAGCTGGCAGGACCTGAAGGACCACATGCGGGAGGCTGGCGATGTGTGTTACGCTGATGTTTACAGAGATGGAACCGGAGTTGTAGAATTTGTACGGAAAGAGGACATGACCTATGCTGTTCGAAAACTGGACAACACCAAATTCCGCTCACATGAG GGAGAGACTGCTTACATTCGTGTGAAATTAGACGGTCCCCGCAGCCCAAGTTACGGAAGATCGCGCTCCCGCAGCCGTGGTagccggagcaggagccggAGTCGCAGCGCCAGCCGCAGTCGCAGCAATTCCCGTGGTCGTGGCAGAGGATCTCCCCGCTACTCTCCTCGTCACAGCCGCTCTCGTTCCCGTTCCTAA